From the Streptomyces pluripotens genome, one window contains:
- a CDS encoding Zn-ribbon domain-containing OB-fold protein, with protein sequence MYHYSASASHPAAGSAAGVLDPAPAGSKDAIHFQRCTWCGTATYHRLLCPVCQGSELRTERSEGIGTVRHSTVVHRNTPAARNVSLIEMAEGFVVRGRVMGPPIGIHSGDRVHLSTAKDPVRGEPVFQLLDEPYRAWT encoded by the coding sequence GTGTACCACTACTCAGCAAGCGCCTCGCATCCGGCGGCCGGCTCCGCGGCGGGTGTTCTCGATCCCGCCCCCGCAGGATCCAAGGACGCCATCCACTTCCAGCGCTGCACCTGGTGCGGCACCGCGACGTACCACCGGTTGCTGTGCCCGGTGTGCCAGGGCAGTGAACTGCGCACGGAACGCAGCGAGGGCATCGGCACGGTCCGCCACTCGACCGTGGTGCACCGCAACACGCCGGCGGCACGCAACGTGTCGCTGATAGAGATGGCCGAGGGGTTCGTCGTCCGGGGCCGGGTCATGGGGCCGCCGATCGGAATCCACAGCGGCGACCGGGTGCATCTCTCCACCGCCAAGGACCCGGTCCGCGGCGAGCCGGTCTTCCAGTTGCTCGACGAGCCCTATCGGGCCTGGACCTGA
- a CDS encoding MBL fold metallo-hydrolase codes for MAAHIERLVTTGQFSLDGGTWDVDNNVWLVGDDHEVVVIDAAHDAETIVRAVGDRHLAAIVCTHAHNDHVNAAPALADRTGAVIWLHPDDLPLWKLTHPDRAPDRHLADGQVIEVAGIDLTVLHTPGHAPGAVCLHEPGLGVVFTGDTLFTGGPGATGRSYSHFPTIIDSIRDRLLTLPPETKVLTGHGDPTTIGAEAPHLQEWIERGH; via the coding sequence ATGGCGGCACACATCGAACGCCTGGTCACCACCGGGCAGTTCTCCCTCGACGGGGGAACGTGGGACGTCGACAACAACGTGTGGCTGGTTGGCGACGACCACGAGGTCGTCGTCATCGATGCCGCCCACGACGCCGAGACCATCGTTCGCGCGGTCGGTGACCGCCACCTCGCCGCGATCGTGTGCACCCATGCCCACAACGACCACGTCAACGCGGCTCCCGCCCTCGCCGACCGCACCGGTGCCGTCATCTGGTTGCACCCCGACGACCTGCCGCTGTGGAAGCTGACCCATCCGGACCGCGCCCCGGACCGGCACCTCGCCGACGGCCAGGTCATCGAGGTCGCCGGCATTGACCTGACCGTGCTGCACACCCCCGGGCACGCACCCGGCGCCGTCTGCCTCCACGAGCCCGGACTCGGCGTGGTCTTCACCGGAGACACCCTCTTCACGGGCGGCCCCGGCGCCACGGGGCGCTCCTACTCCCACTTCCCGACGATCATCGACTCCATCCGTGACCGGCTCCTGACCCTCCCGCCGGAGACCAAGGTGCTCACCGGTCACGGTGACCCGACCACCATCGGTGCCGAGGCCCCGCACCTTCAGGAGTGGATCGAGCGGGGGCACTGA
- a CDS encoding acyltransferase domain-containing protein translates to MSPDGRIGRTVFLFPASASPHPGTGWELLAAFPVFTEALDAICARLDPYLELPLKSVLCLADRAQRPALVERVSFSGPAVFALQAAQYRLLQSWGLQPDVLFGHAAGRMGAAFAAGVFSLAEACHAVGTLARLLSSLPDTEPGSPHLDHALKAYGRTLATLHPQPPRLPLVSDVTARPVGAETRDPEFWIPRSPVRVADAVELLHQQGVRTWLELGPGDLLTRVLPRCPPDGPVTAFAMARDWPLLQAGPL, encoded by the coding sequence ATGTCCCCTGACGGCCGTATTGGACGCACCGTGTTCCTGTTCCCGGCCAGCGCTTCGCCGCACCCCGGAACCGGATGGGAACTCCTTGCGGCCTTCCCGGTGTTCACCGAGGCACTGGACGCGATCTGCGCACGCCTCGATCCGTATCTGGAGCTTCCGCTGAAGAGCGTGTTGTGCCTTGCGGACCGCGCTCAAAGGCCTGCGCTGGTGGAACGGGTGTCGTTCTCCGGTCCCGCGGTCTTCGCTCTCCAGGCGGCGCAGTACCGGCTGTTGCAGAGCTGGGGCCTGCAGCCGGACGTCCTGTTCGGTCATGCGGCCGGCCGGATGGGGGCCGCGTTCGCCGCGGGTGTCTTCTCCCTCGCGGAGGCCTGTCACGCGGTGGGTACCCTGGCCCGGCTGCTGAGCAGCCTCCCGGACACGGAACCGGGCTCACCGCATCTGGACCACGCCCTCAAGGCCTACGGTCGTACGCTGGCCACCCTGCATCCGCAGCCGCCGCGCCTTCCGCTGGTCTCCGACGTCACCGCCCGGCCGGTCGGCGCCGAGACCAGGGACCCTGAGTTCTGGATCCCGCGGAGCCCGGTCCGGGTGGCCGACGCCGTCGAGCTGTTGCACCAGCAGGGGGTGCGCACCTGGCTCGAACTGGGTCCGGGCGACCTGCTCACCCGGGTGCTCCCCCGTTGTCCTCCCGATGGCCCGGTCACGGCCTTCGCCATGGCCCGGGACTGGCCGTTGCTGCAGGCCGGGCCGCTGTGA
- a CDS encoding (2Fe-2S)-binding protein — translation MTHITVRVDGTTYEDEVEPRLLLVHYLRDRLGLTGTPIGCDTSNCGTCTVDLDGATVKSCSVLAVQADGGEVTTVQGLAKDGEWTALQRAFHEQHGLQCGYCTPGMLMAARDLLRENPHPGSDEVRQALEGNLCRCTGYQNIVRAVLAASGPQASEEATA, via the coding sequence ATGACCCACATCACGGTGCGCGTGGACGGCACCACGTACGAGGACGAGGTGGAACCACGGCTCCTGCTCGTCCACTACCTACGCGACCGCCTCGGGCTGACCGGTACCCCGATCGGTTGCGACACCTCCAACTGCGGAACGTGCACGGTCGATCTGGACGGGGCGACCGTGAAGAGTTGCTCCGTGCTGGCCGTGCAGGCGGACGGGGGCGAGGTGACCACCGTCCAGGGGCTGGCGAAGGACGGTGAGTGGACGGCGCTGCAGCGCGCCTTCCACGAGCAGCACGGCCTCCAGTGCGGCTACTGCACGCCGGGGATGCTCATGGCGGCGCGCGATCTGTTGCGGGAGAACCCGCATCCCGGCTCCGACGAGGTACGGCAGGCCCTGGAGGGCAACCTCTGCCGGTGTACCGGCTACCAGAACATCGTCCGGGCGGTGCTCGCCGCCTCCGGGCCGCAGGCCAGCGAGGAGGCCACGGCATGA
- a CDS encoding S1 family peptidase, producing the protein MRHARRRVVRRLTRLAAVGGLLLGCTMVARAAVASEPPPASARSLSSAGNTGAAWVARLGTARTAGTWIGSDGRPVVAVTDDAAARAVRRTGAKAKIVRNSMNDLTSATATLRAAPRVAGTAWAVDYRTNTVKVQADRTVSAANWSRISQVAKKIGGFVHMERTKGAFTTRLNGALPILSAGGRCSAGFNVTNGSTDFILTAGHCGPAGSTWFADNQGNQQLGRTVNSVFPGHDFSLVQYSSGQAGKGADVVAIGGGKGVRITGAADPAVGQRVFRSGSTSGLHDGQVTALNATVNYPEGTVSGLIETTVCAEPGDSGGPLFSEGVALGVTSGGNGDCTTGGTTFFQPVTKAMTALGVRLIVSAQNAGGTQSGAPSPGPSTPPQRAIAPSAASPGSSAPVTGTAQGGALLARLTDARNIGPGLLVIAGSLIALVATRYIRAEQERRAYQQHYSATWG; encoded by the coding sequence ATGCGGCACGCACGACGACGGGTCGTCCGGCGACTGACACGGTTGGCGGCGGTCGGCGGTCTTCTCCTCGGGTGCACGATGGTCGCCCGGGCGGCTGTGGCGAGCGAGCCGCCTCCGGCGTCCGCCAGGTCGCTCAGCTCCGCCGGGAACACCGGTGCCGCATGGGTGGCCCGCCTCGGCACGGCACGGACGGCGGGCACCTGGATCGGTTCCGACGGGCGGCCGGTGGTGGCGGTGACCGACGACGCAGCGGCGCGGGCGGTACGGCGCACCGGGGCAAAGGCGAAGATCGTACGGAACAGCATGAACGACCTCACATCGGCTACTGCCACACTGCGCGCGGCACCCCGCGTGGCCGGGACGGCATGGGCGGTGGACTACCGGACCAACACGGTCAAAGTGCAGGCGGACCGCACGGTGTCCGCCGCCAACTGGTCCCGGATCTCCCAAGTGGCCAAGAAAATAGGCGGTTTCGTACACATGGAACGGACGAAGGGCGCTTTCACCACGCGGTTGAACGGTGCCCTGCCGATCCTTTCGGCGGGTGGCCGCTGCTCGGCCGGATTCAACGTCACCAACGGCTCAACCGACTTCATCCTCACAGCAGGTCACTGCGGCCCCGCCGGATCGACCTGGTTCGCGGACAACCAGGGCAATCAGCAGCTCGGCAGAACGGTGAACAGCGTCTTCCCCGGACATGACTTCTCCCTCGTCCAGTATTCCTCCGGGCAGGCCGGCAAGGGTGCCGACGTGGTGGCGATCGGCGGCGGCAAGGGCGTGCGCATCACCGGAGCCGCCGACCCGGCGGTGGGACAACGGGTGTTCCGCAGTGGCAGCACCAGCGGCCTGCACGACGGCCAAGTCACCGCGCTCAACGCGACCGTGAACTACCCCGAGGGTACGGTGAGCGGGCTCATCGAGACCACCGTGTGCGCCGAACCGGGCGACAGCGGTGGCCCGCTGTTCTCCGAAGGCGTCGCGCTGGGTGTCACCTCGGGCGGCAACGGTGACTGCACGACGGGCGGCACTACGTTCTTCCAGCCGGTGACCAAGGCCATGACGGCGCTCGGTGTCCGACTGATCGTGTCAGCGCAGAACGCGGGCGGCACCCAGAGCGGAGCCCCCTCCCCCGGACCGTCCACACCGCCGCAGCGCGCAATCGCTCCCAGCGCAGCCTCGCCGGGTTCTTCCGCGCCGGTCACGGGCACGGCACAGGGCGGAGCCCTGCTGGCGCGGCTGACCGACGCCCGGAACATCGGGCCCGGGCTGCTGGTGATCGCGGGCAGTCTGATCGCGCTGGTCGCCACCAGGTACATCCGGGCCGAGCAGGAGCGCAGGGCGTACCAGCAGCACTACTCGGCGACGTGGGGCTGA
- a CDS encoding flavin reductase family protein, giving the protein MAADGEAQAGGEAVLDGFFDRLNPDMCVVTAVADGELAGCLAGFASQCSVRPPRYAVWLPKNSHTYRVARAAQHLAVHLLARDQRDLAALLGGETGDEADQFERLDWREGPGGTAVLTETAAWFAGTILHRTDGGDHVGFVLDPVRWGEGRAGPLLRMSDTLGTSVRPCVD; this is encoded by the coding sequence ATGGCTGCGGACGGTGAGGCGCAAGCAGGTGGCGAGGCGGTCCTGGACGGGTTCTTCGACCGGCTGAACCCGGACATGTGCGTGGTCACGGCCGTGGCTGACGGCGAACTCGCTGGATGCCTGGCCGGTTTCGCTTCCCAGTGCTCCGTCCGGCCGCCCCGGTACGCCGTCTGGCTGCCCAAGAACAGTCACACCTACCGCGTCGCGCGCGCCGCCCAGCACCTCGCGGTGCACCTGCTTGCCCGTGATCAGCGGGACCTCGCGGCACTCCTCGGTGGTGAGACGGGCGACGAGGCCGACCAGTTCGAGCGACTGGACTGGCGGGAAGGACCCGGAGGCACAGCCGTGTTGACGGAGACGGCCGCCTGGTTCGCCGGGACGATTCTCCACCGCACCGACGGCGGTGATCACGTCGGCTTCGTCCTGGATCCGGTCCGGTGGGGTGAGGGGCGGGCCGGGCCGCTGCTGCGGATGTCCGACACGCTCGGCACCAGCGTCCGTCCCTGCGTGGACTGA
- a CDS encoding TetR family transcriptional regulator, protein MSSSSVAPTAKPPMRDALVAAAFRLFLERGYEQTTVDDIVTLAGVGRRSFFRYFPSKEDVVFPDHERCLDDMTAFLAADEEEHEPVRRVCDAARLVLRMYAENPTFSVQRYRLTKKVPGLRAYELSVVWRYERALAEYLRGRFAGRPDGSLRADVIAAAVVAAHNNALRSWLRSDGRGDAGATVDHALGYVQRTFGGSADTTVRAAPVSAAPVGEPAGHPDDVVVLVSRRDAPVWRVVQEWESVLGRAGRLASREIQGTEYLYE, encoded by the coding sequence ATGAGCTCCAGCAGCGTGGCACCGACCGCCAAGCCGCCGATGCGCGACGCCCTGGTCGCGGCGGCCTTCCGGCTCTTCCTGGAACGCGGGTACGAGCAGACCACCGTGGACGACATCGTGACCCTGGCCGGGGTGGGCCGGCGCTCGTTCTTCCGCTACTTCCCGTCCAAGGAGGACGTGGTCTTCCCCGACCACGAACGCTGCCTGGACGACATGACCGCCTTCCTCGCCGCGGACGAGGAAGAACACGAGCCGGTGCGACGAGTGTGCGACGCGGCCCGGCTGGTACTGCGGATGTACGCGGAGAACCCCACTTTCTCCGTCCAGCGCTACCGCCTCACCAAGAAGGTGCCGGGACTGCGCGCCTACGAGCTGTCGGTGGTCTGGCGCTATGAGCGCGCACTCGCCGAGTACCTGCGCGGTCGATTCGCCGGACGGCCCGACGGATCGCTGCGGGCCGATGTGATCGCGGCGGCGGTCGTCGCCGCCCACAACAACGCCCTGCGCTCCTGGCTGCGATCGGACGGCAGGGGCGACGCGGGTGCGACGGTGGACCACGCGCTGGGATACGTGCAGCGGACGTTCGGCGGCTCGGCGGACACCACGGTGCGTGCCGCCCCCGTCAGCGCGGCGCCCGTGGGCGAACCGGCCGGGCATCCCGACGACGTGGTGGTCCTCGTCTCCCGCCGCGATGCCCCGGTATGGCGGGTGGTCCAAGAGTGGGAGTCAGTACTGGGGCGTGCCGGACGCCTTGCCAGCCGCGAAATTCAGGGTACGGAGTACCTTTACGAGTGA
- a CDS encoding S-(hydroxymethyl)mycothiol dehydrogenase codes for MAQEVRGVIAPGKDEPVRVETIVVPDPGPGEAVVRVQACGVCHTDLHYRQGGISDDFPFLLGHEAAGVVEVVGEGVTDVAPGDFVVLNWRAVCGSCRACLRGRPWYCFDTHNAEQKMTLAATGQELSPALGIGAFAEKTLVAAGQCTKVDPAVSPAVAGLLGCGVMAGIGAAINTGGVGRGDSVAVIGCGGVGDAAVAGSNLAGAAKIIAVDIDDRKLEKARALGATHTVNSKDTDPVAAIRDLTGGFGVDVVIEAVGRPETFQQAFYARDLAGTVVLVGVPTPDMKLELPLLDVFGRGGALKSSWYGDCLPTRDFPMLVDLHLQGRLPLDAFVTETIRLDEVEEAFERMHRGDVLRSVVVL; via the coding sequence ATGGCGCAGGAAGTACGCGGCGTGATCGCACCGGGGAAGGACGAACCCGTACGGGTCGAGACGATCGTCGTGCCGGACCCCGGTCCCGGCGAAGCCGTCGTACGCGTCCAGGCCTGCGGCGTCTGCCACACCGACCTGCACTACCGGCAGGGCGGCATCTCCGACGACTTCCCCTTCCTTCTCGGCCACGAGGCCGCCGGCGTCGTGGAGGTGGTCGGCGAGGGCGTCACCGATGTGGCACCCGGCGACTTCGTCGTCCTCAACTGGCGCGCCGTGTGCGGAAGCTGCCGGGCCTGTCTGCGCGGACGCCCCTGGTACTGCTTCGACACGCACAACGCGGAGCAGAAGATGACCCTCGCTGCCACCGGCCAGGAACTCTCCCCGGCGCTCGGTATCGGCGCGTTCGCCGAGAAGACGCTGGTCGCAGCCGGCCAGTGCACCAAGGTCGATCCGGCCGTCTCCCCGGCGGTCGCCGGGCTCCTCGGCTGCGGGGTGATGGCCGGTATCGGCGCCGCGATCAACACGGGAGGCGTCGGCCGCGGCGATTCGGTCGCCGTGATCGGCTGCGGTGGCGTCGGCGACGCGGCCGTCGCCGGGTCGAACCTGGCGGGCGCGGCGAAGATCATCGCCGTGGACATCGACGACCGCAAGCTGGAGAAGGCCCGCGCCCTGGGAGCCACCCACACCGTCAACTCCAAGGACACCGACCCGGTCGCGGCCATCCGCGACCTGACCGGTGGTTTCGGAGTCGACGTCGTCATCGAGGCGGTGGGTCGCCCCGAGACGTTCCAGCAGGCCTTCTACGCCCGTGACCTCGCCGGAACCGTCGTCCTCGTCGGGGTCCCCACCCCCGACATGAAGCTCGAACTGCCCTTGCTGGACGTCTTCGGACGCGGCGGTGCGCTCAAGTCCTCTTGGTACGGCGACTGCCTGCCCACCCGTGACTTCCCCATGCTCGTCGACCTGCATCTGCAGGGCCGCCTGCCGCTTGACGCGTTCGTCACCGAGACCATCCGACTCGATGAGGTGGAAGAGGCTTTCGAGCGGATGCACCGTGGCGACGTGCTGCGTTCCGTGGTGGTGCTGTGA
- a CDS encoding PPOX class F420-dependent oxidoreductase, whose translation MDDTRLERLGLGKYLLVTSYRKNGTPVATPVWVVRDGDALGVWTAADSWKVKRIRRRADVLVGPCDLRGNPTGEQVPATAGIADVATTARYRELIARKYGIVGRLTMLGSRLRRGQAGTVGIRVTLTD comes from the coding sequence ATGGACGATACGCGGCTTGAACGGCTCGGCTTGGGGAAATACCTGCTGGTGACCAGCTACCGCAAGAACGGAACTCCGGTGGCCACGCCGGTGTGGGTGGTTCGGGACGGCGACGCCCTCGGCGTCTGGACGGCTGCCGACAGTTGGAAGGTCAAGCGGATCCGGCGTCGTGCCGATGTCCTCGTCGGTCCCTGCGACCTGCGCGGCAACCCCACCGGCGAGCAGGTTCCGGCCACGGCCGGGATCGCCGACGTGGCCACCACCGCGCGCTACCGCGAGCTCATTGCCCGCAAGTACGGCATCGTCGGCCGGCTGACGATGCTGGGCAGCCGGCTGCGACGCGGTCAGGCCGGCACGGTCGGTATCCGGGTGACGCTCACGGACTGA
- a CDS encoding nuclear transport factor 2 family protein, which yields MGTAATGSAFDTETLRRSIEGTTGNSLLALYADDAEIRIVDSNAQPSHPKVLHGRGQIASLLDDIYSRDMTHKLEECIVQGDHAAFRESCEYGDGTRVLAESMVTLRNGKIAEQIMIQAWDE from the coding sequence ATGGGCACCGCCGCGACAGGCTCCGCCTTCGACACCGAGACACTGCGCCGGAGCATAGAAGGAACCACCGGGAACAGCCTTCTGGCCCTCTATGCCGACGACGCGGAGATCCGCATCGTCGACAGCAACGCCCAGCCCAGCCATCCCAAGGTGCTCCACGGCCGGGGCCAGATAGCCTCGCTCCTGGACGACATCTACAGCCGTGACATGACGCACAAGCTTGAGGAGTGCATCGTGCAGGGCGATCACGCCGCCTTCCGCGAGTCCTGCGAGTACGGGGACGGCACCCGGGTCCTCGCCGAGTCGATGGTCACGCTGCGCAACGGGAAGATCGCCGAGCAGATCATGATCCAGGCATGGGACGAGTAG